One part of the Phragmites australis chromosome 3, lpPhrAust1.1, whole genome shotgun sequence genome encodes these proteins:
- the LOC133912529 gene encoding monocopper oxidase-like protein SKU5 gives MPPRPALLLLSLLLLLVAAARAGDPYAYYDWEVSYFSAQPLGVKQKVIGINGQFPGPVLNVTTNWNVVVNVRNALDEPLLLTWNGVQQRKSAWQDGVLGTNCAIPAGWNWTYQFQVKDQVGSFFYFPSTPLHRAAGGYGAIAINNRDVIPIPFPFPDGDITLFIGDWYNRGHKELRRALDGGTPLGPPDGVVINGLGPYRYNETVVPPGITYERINVEPGKTYRLRVHNVGVSTSLNFRIQNHNLLLVETEGSYTSQQNYTNMDIHVGQSYSFLVTMDQNASTDYYVVASARFVDATVVDKLTGVAILHYSNSQGPAFGPLPDPPNDQYDTAFSINQARSIRWNVTASGARPNPQGSFHYGDITVTEVYLLQSRPPEFINGKLSSTLNGISYIAPSTPLLLAQLFNVPGVYKLDFPNHPMNRLPKVDTSIINGTYKGFIEIIFQNNATTLQSYHLDGYAFFVVGMDYGLWTENSRGTYNKWDGVARSTIQVFPGAWTAVLVFLDNAGIWNLRVQNLDSWYLGQEVYISVVNPEDSSNTTSVPDNAIFCGALSSLQKEQSHRFQYSEASPVASLRKTISPLLLLACFIIWFQ, from the exons ATGCCGCCGCGTccggcgctgctgctgctgtcctTGCTTCTCCTATTGGttgcggcggcgcgggcgggggaCCCCTACGCGTACTACGACTGGGAGGTCTCCTACTTCTCCGCCCAGCCCCTCGGCGTCAAGCAGAAG GTGATTGGCATCAATGGGCAGTTCCCGGGCCCGGTGCTGAACGTGACGACCAACTGGAACGTGGTGGTGAACGTCCGCAACGCGCTGGACGAGCCGCTGCTGCTCACCTGGAACGGCGTGCAGCAGCGCAAGAGCGCGTGGCAGGACGGCGTGCTCGGCACCAACTGCGCCATCCCCGCCGGATGGAACTGGACTTACCAGTTCCAGGTCAAGGACCAGGTCGGCAGCTTCTTCTACTTCCCCTCCACGCCCCTGCACCGCGCCGCGGGAGGGTACGGCGCCATCGCCATAAACAACCGCGACGTCATCCCGATCCCATTCCCGTTCCCCGACGGTGACATCACACTCTTCATCGGCGACTGGTATAACCGGGGACACAAGGAGCTCAGGAGGGCactcgacggcggcacccctCTCGGGCCACCCGACGGCGTCGTCATCAACGGATTGGGGCCATACCGCTACAATGAAACCGTTGTTCCGCCAGGGATCACCTACGAGAGGATCAATGTCGAGCCAG GGAAGACTTACAGGCTTCGGGTACACAATGTTGGTGTATCGACAAGCTTAAATTTCAGGATCCAAAACCACAACCTGCTTCTTGTGGAGACTGAAGGCTCCTACACCTCGCAGCAGAACTACACCAACATGGATATCCATGTTGGCCAGTCCTACTCATTCTTGGTCACTATGGATCAGAATGCTAGCACTGACTACTACGTGGTCGCAAGTGCTCGCTTTGTTGATGCCACCGTGGTGGATAAGTTGACTGGGGTTGCCATTCTCCATTATTCCAACTCCCAGGGTCCAGCCTTTGGCCCTCTGCCAGATCCCCCAAATGATCAGTATGACACGGCATTCTCCATAAATCAAGCAAGATCTATCAG ATGGAATGTTACAGCTAGTGGTGCCCGTCCCAATCCACAGGGTTCATTCCATTATGGTGACATTACCGTGACAGAGGTGTATCTGTTGCAGAGTAGACCACCTGAGTTCATAAATGGGAAACTGAGTTCGACTCTGAATGGAATTTCTTACATTGCTCCATCGACTCCCTTGCTTCTTGCACAATTATTTAATGTCCCGGGAGTGTACAAATTGGATTTTCCTAATCATCCGATGAATAGATTACCAAAAGTCGACACATCCATTATAAATGGCACCTATAAAGGCTTCATCGAGATTATATTCCAAAACAACGCCACAACTCTACAGAGCTACCACTTGGATGGCTATGCATTCTTTGTTGTTGG GATGGACTATGGATTGTGGACTGAGAACAGTCGCGGCACATATAACAAATGGGATGGTGTTGCACGCTCCACAATCCAG GTATTCCCTGGAGCTTGGACGGCTGTTCTTGTGTTTCTGGACAATGCAGGCATATGGAATCTGCGTGTGCAGAATCTTGATAGCTGGTACCTGGGGCAAGAAGTGTACATCAGTGTTGTTAACCCAGAGGACAGCAGCAACACGACTTCCGTTCCTGATAATGCAATCTTCTGTGGTGCACTATCAAGCCTACAAAA AGAGCAATCACATAGATTCCAGTATTCCGAAGCTTCACCGGTTGCCTCGTTGAGGAAAACGATTTCTCCTCTGCTTTTGTTGGCATGCTTCATCATTTGGTTCCAATGA